From the genome of Globicephala melas chromosome 16, mGloMel1.2, whole genome shotgun sequence, one region includes:
- the PLAC9 gene encoding placenta-specific protein 9 isoform X2 produces MRPLLCALAGLALLRASGAFTAAEPFIPSRGDPARTAGCDRHMAVHGRLDVIEETVEKTVEHLEAEVKGLLAQLEELAWNLPPGPFSLIPDLAEEPVSSSDRLSAPEQEPPNSWQ; encoded by the exons ATGCGGCCCCTGCTCTGCGCACTGGCCGGGCTTGCCCTGCTCCGCGCCTCGGGTGCCTTCACCG CTGCTGAACCCTTCATCCCCTCCCGAGGAGACCCAGCTCGGACTGCAGGGTGTGACAGACACATGGCTGTCCATGGCCGGTTAGACGTCATAGAGGAG ACGGTGGAGAAGACAGTGGAGCACCTGGAGGCAGAAGTGAAAGGCTTGCTGGCTCAGCTGGAGGAGCTGGCTTGGAATCTGCCCCCGGGCCCCTTCAGCCTGATCCCCGACCTCGCAGAGGAGCCGGTGAGCAGCTCAG ATCGCCTCTCAGCACCAGAGCAGGAGCCACCCAACAGCTGGCAGTGA
- the PLAC9 gene encoding placenta-specific protein 9 isoform X1, translating to MRPLLCALAGLALLRASGAFTAAEPFIPSRGDPARTAGCDRHMAVHGRLDVIEETVEKTVEHLEAEVKGLLAQLEELAWNLPPGPFSLIPDLAEEPIASQHQSRSHPTAGSDTTALL from the exons ATGCGGCCCCTGCTCTGCGCACTGGCCGGGCTTGCCCTGCTCCGCGCCTCGGGTGCCTTCACCG CTGCTGAACCCTTCATCCCCTCCCGAGGAGACCCAGCTCGGACTGCAGGGTGTGACAGACACATGGCTGTCCATGGCCGGTTAGACGTCATAGAGGAG ACGGTGGAGAAGACAGTGGAGCACCTGGAGGCAGAAGTGAAAGGCTTGCTGGCTCAGCTGGAGGAGCTGGCTTGGAATCTGCCCCCGGGCCCCTTCAGCCTGATCCCCGACCTCGCAGAGGAGCCG ATCGCCTCTCAGCACCAGAGCAGGAGCCACCCAACAGCTGGCAGTGATACAACAGCTCTCCTCTGA